A window of Patagioenas fasciata isolate bPatFas1 chromosome 5, bPatFas1.hap1, whole genome shotgun sequence contains these coding sequences:
- the VRK1 gene encoding serine/threonine-protein kinase VRK1 isoform X3 codes for MCGWVYLFLKRSTGKMPYNKKTAGKRAPAKRKLAEVFALGEVLADTSRKEWKLGVSIGQGGFGRLYLADVNSSKSVGSDAPYVAKVEPSQNGPLFTELKFYMRAAKPDEIQKWTKSHKLKYLGVPRYWGSGLHEKSGNSYRFMIMDRFDRDLQKTYEENAKRFPHKTVLQLGLRILDILEYIHEHEYVHGDIKASNLLLSYKNPNQVYLVDYGLAYRYCPDGVHKVYKEDPKRCHDGTIEYTSIDAHKGVAPSRRGDLEILGYCMIHWLSGHLPWEDNLKDPNVVRDSKIRCRDNISVLMDKCFPGKNKPDEIAKYMERVKLLNYEEKPVYQHFREILLQGLKAIGQKDDGVLDFGLSENGDLPTDPTQKKKRKAAAVTNESTEAEMEDAGSPQRKKPTSSNAVATRTRKRTSPKPRKATGTRKRVQK; via the exons GGAAGATGCCATATAATAAGAAGACTGCTGGAAAAAGAGCCCCTGCAAAAAGGAAACTTGCTGAGGTGTTTGCTCTGGGGGAGGTTCTAGCAGATACATCAAGAAAAGAATGGAAATTAGGTGTCTCTATAGGGCAAGGAGGCTTTGGACGCCTGTACCTTG CTGATGTTAATTCTTCGAAGTCGGTTGGCAGTGATGCACCTTATGTTGCAAAAGTG GAACCCAGCCAGAATGGACCTCTTTTTACTGAGTTAAAGTTCTACATGCGAGCTGCTAAACCAGATGAAA ttcAGAAGTGGACTAAGTCCCATAAACTGAAATATTTAGGTGTACCAAGATATTGGGGTTCTGGCTTGCATGAAAAAAGTGGAAACAG TTATAGATTTATGATAATGGACCGATTTGACAGAGATCTCCAGAAAACATATGAAGAGAATGCAAAGCGATTTCCCCATAAAACTGTACTACAATTAGGCCTGAGAATA ctTGATATTCTGGAATACATCCACGAGCATGAATATGTGCATGGAGACATCAAGGCCTCAAACCTTCTTCTGAGTTACAAGAACCCTAATCAG GTGTATTTAGTAGATTACGGACTTGCCTACCGATACTGTCCTGATGGAGTTCACAAAGTGTATAAAGAAGATCCTAAAAGGTGTCATGATGGAACTATTGAGTATACCAGTATTGATGCACACAAGGGTGTGG CACCATCAAGACGTGGTGATTTGGAGATCTTGGGTTATTGTATGATTCATTGGCTTAGTGGCCATCTACCATGGGAGGATAATTTGAAAGATCCAAATGTTGTCAGAGACTCAAAAATCAG atgtaGAGATAATATTTCAGTTTTGATGGACAAATGCTTTCCTGGGAAAAATAAACCAG ATGAAATAGCCAAATACATGGAAAGAGTGAAGCTGCTGAACTATGAAGAGAAACCCGTTTATCAGCATTTCCGAGAAATACTTCTGCAAGGTCTTAAGGCCATTGGGCAAAAAGATGATGGAGTACTTGACTTTGGCTTGTCAGAAAACGGAGACTTACCGACAGATCCCACACAAAAG aagaaaagaaaggcagCAGCTGTGACCAATGAGAGCACTGAAGCAGAAATGGAAGATGCAGGAAGTCCACAAAGGAAGAAACCTACTTCTTCTA ATGCAGTAGCTACCAGAACCCGGAAGAGGACCTCACCAAAACCCAGGAAAGCAACAGGAACCAGAAAGAGAGTCCAGAAGTAA
- the VRK1 gene encoding serine/threonine-protein kinase VRK1 isoform X2, translating into MKAFHVKGSLPYLGCAFRKMPYNKKTAGKRAPAKRKLAEVFALGEVLADTSRKEWKLGVSIGQGGFGRLYLADVNSSKSVGSDAPYVAKVEPSQNGPLFTELKFYMRAAKPDEIQKWTKSHKLKYLGVPRYWGSGLHEKSGNSYRFMIMDRFDRDLQKTYEENAKRFPHKTVLQLGLRILDILEYIHEHEYVHGDIKASNLLLSYKNPNQVYLVDYGLAYRYCPDGVHKVYKEDPKRCHDGTIEYTSIDAHKGVAPSRRGDLEILGYCMIHWLSGHLPWEDNLKDPNVVRDSKIRCRDNISVLMDKCFPGKNKPDEIAKYMERVKLLNYEEKPVYQHFREILLQGLKAIGQKDDGVLDFGLSENGDLPTDPTQKKRKAAAVTNESTEAEMEDAGSPQRKKPTSSNAVATRTRKRTSPKPRKATGTRKRVQK; encoded by the exons GGAAGATGCCATATAATAAGAAGACTGCTGGAAAAAGAGCCCCTGCAAAAAGGAAACTTGCTGAGGTGTTTGCTCTGGGGGAGGTTCTAGCAGATACATCAAGAAAAGAATGGAAATTAGGTGTCTCTATAGGGCAAGGAGGCTTTGGACGCCTGTACCTTG CTGATGTTAATTCTTCGAAGTCGGTTGGCAGTGATGCACCTTATGTTGCAAAAGTG GAACCCAGCCAGAATGGACCTCTTTTTACTGAGTTAAAGTTCTACATGCGAGCTGCTAAACCAGATGAAA ttcAGAAGTGGACTAAGTCCCATAAACTGAAATATTTAGGTGTACCAAGATATTGGGGTTCTGGCTTGCATGAAAAAAGTGGAAACAG TTATAGATTTATGATAATGGACCGATTTGACAGAGATCTCCAGAAAACATATGAAGAGAATGCAAAGCGATTTCCCCATAAAACTGTACTACAATTAGGCCTGAGAATA ctTGATATTCTGGAATACATCCACGAGCATGAATATGTGCATGGAGACATCAAGGCCTCAAACCTTCTTCTGAGTTACAAGAACCCTAATCAG GTGTATTTAGTAGATTACGGACTTGCCTACCGATACTGTCCTGATGGAGTTCACAAAGTGTATAAAGAAGATCCTAAAAGGTGTCATGATGGAACTATTGAGTATACCAGTATTGATGCACACAAGGGTGTGG CACCATCAAGACGTGGTGATTTGGAGATCTTGGGTTATTGTATGATTCATTGGCTTAGTGGCCATCTACCATGGGAGGATAATTTGAAAGATCCAAATGTTGTCAGAGACTCAAAAATCAG atgtaGAGATAATATTTCAGTTTTGATGGACAAATGCTTTCCTGGGAAAAATAAACCAG ATGAAATAGCCAAATACATGGAAAGAGTGAAGCTGCTGAACTATGAAGAGAAACCCGTTTATCAGCATTTCCGAGAAATACTTCTGCAAGGTCTTAAGGCCATTGGGCAAAAAGATGATGGAGTACTTGACTTTGGCTTGTCAGAAAACGGAGACTTACCGACAGATCCCACACAAAAG aaaagaaaggcagCAGCTGTGACCAATGAGAGCACTGAAGCAGAAATGGAAGATGCAGGAAGTCCACAAAGGAAGAAACCTACTTCTTCTA ATGCAGTAGCTACCAGAACCCGGAAGAGGACCTCACCAAAACCCAGGAAAGCAACAGGAACCAGAAAGAGAGTCCAGAAGTAA
- the VRK1 gene encoding serine/threonine-protein kinase VRK1 isoform X1: MKAFHVKGSLPYLGCAFRKMPYNKKTAGKRAPAKRKLAEVFALGEVLADTSRKEWKLGVSIGQGGFGRLYLADVNSSKSVGSDAPYVAKVEPSQNGPLFTELKFYMRAAKPDEIQKWTKSHKLKYLGVPRYWGSGLHEKSGNSYRFMIMDRFDRDLQKTYEENAKRFPHKTVLQLGLRILDILEYIHEHEYVHGDIKASNLLLSYKNPNQVYLVDYGLAYRYCPDGVHKVYKEDPKRCHDGTIEYTSIDAHKGVAPSRRGDLEILGYCMIHWLSGHLPWEDNLKDPNVVRDSKIRCRDNISVLMDKCFPGKNKPDEIAKYMERVKLLNYEEKPVYQHFREILLQGLKAIGQKDDGVLDFGLSENGDLPTDPTQKKKRKAAAVTNESTEAEMEDAGSPQRKKPTSSNAVATRTRKRTSPKPRKATGTRKRVQK; encoded by the exons GGAAGATGCCATATAATAAGAAGACTGCTGGAAAAAGAGCCCCTGCAAAAAGGAAACTTGCTGAGGTGTTTGCTCTGGGGGAGGTTCTAGCAGATACATCAAGAAAAGAATGGAAATTAGGTGTCTCTATAGGGCAAGGAGGCTTTGGACGCCTGTACCTTG CTGATGTTAATTCTTCGAAGTCGGTTGGCAGTGATGCACCTTATGTTGCAAAAGTG GAACCCAGCCAGAATGGACCTCTTTTTACTGAGTTAAAGTTCTACATGCGAGCTGCTAAACCAGATGAAA ttcAGAAGTGGACTAAGTCCCATAAACTGAAATATTTAGGTGTACCAAGATATTGGGGTTCTGGCTTGCATGAAAAAAGTGGAAACAG TTATAGATTTATGATAATGGACCGATTTGACAGAGATCTCCAGAAAACATATGAAGAGAATGCAAAGCGATTTCCCCATAAAACTGTACTACAATTAGGCCTGAGAATA ctTGATATTCTGGAATACATCCACGAGCATGAATATGTGCATGGAGACATCAAGGCCTCAAACCTTCTTCTGAGTTACAAGAACCCTAATCAG GTGTATTTAGTAGATTACGGACTTGCCTACCGATACTGTCCTGATGGAGTTCACAAAGTGTATAAAGAAGATCCTAAAAGGTGTCATGATGGAACTATTGAGTATACCAGTATTGATGCACACAAGGGTGTGG CACCATCAAGACGTGGTGATTTGGAGATCTTGGGTTATTGTATGATTCATTGGCTTAGTGGCCATCTACCATGGGAGGATAATTTGAAAGATCCAAATGTTGTCAGAGACTCAAAAATCAG atgtaGAGATAATATTTCAGTTTTGATGGACAAATGCTTTCCTGGGAAAAATAAACCAG ATGAAATAGCCAAATACATGGAAAGAGTGAAGCTGCTGAACTATGAAGAGAAACCCGTTTATCAGCATTTCCGAGAAATACTTCTGCAAGGTCTTAAGGCCATTGGGCAAAAAGATGATGGAGTACTTGACTTTGGCTTGTCAGAAAACGGAGACTTACCGACAGATCCCACACAAAAG aagaaaagaaaggcagCAGCTGTGACCAATGAGAGCACTGAAGCAGAAATGGAAGATGCAGGAAGTCCACAAAGGAAGAAACCTACTTCTTCTA ATGCAGTAGCTACCAGAACCCGGAAGAGGACCTCACCAAAACCCAGGAAAGCAACAGGAACCAGAAAGAGAGTCCAGAAGTAA
- the VRK1 gene encoding serine/threonine-protein kinase VRK1 isoform X4: protein MPYNKKTAGKRAPAKRKLAEVFALGEVLADTSRKEWKLGVSIGQGGFGRLYLADVNSSKSVGSDAPYVAKVEPSQNGPLFTELKFYMRAAKPDEIQKWTKSHKLKYLGVPRYWGSGLHEKSGNSYRFMIMDRFDRDLQKTYEENAKRFPHKTVLQLGLRILDILEYIHEHEYVHGDIKASNLLLSYKNPNQVYLVDYGLAYRYCPDGVHKVYKEDPKRCHDGTIEYTSIDAHKGVAPSRRGDLEILGYCMIHWLSGHLPWEDNLKDPNVVRDSKIRCRDNISVLMDKCFPGKNKPDEIAKYMERVKLLNYEEKPVYQHFREILLQGLKAIGQKDDGVLDFGLSENGDLPTDPTQKKKRKAAAVTNESTEAEMEDAGSPQRKKPTSSNAVATRTRKRTSPKPRKATGTRKRVQK from the exons ATGCCATATAATAAGAAGACTGCTGGAAAAAGAGCCCCTGCAAAAAGGAAACTTGCTGAGGTGTTTGCTCTGGGGGAGGTTCTAGCAGATACATCAAGAAAAGAATGGAAATTAGGTGTCTCTATAGGGCAAGGAGGCTTTGGACGCCTGTACCTTG CTGATGTTAATTCTTCGAAGTCGGTTGGCAGTGATGCACCTTATGTTGCAAAAGTG GAACCCAGCCAGAATGGACCTCTTTTTACTGAGTTAAAGTTCTACATGCGAGCTGCTAAACCAGATGAAA ttcAGAAGTGGACTAAGTCCCATAAACTGAAATATTTAGGTGTACCAAGATATTGGGGTTCTGGCTTGCATGAAAAAAGTGGAAACAG TTATAGATTTATGATAATGGACCGATTTGACAGAGATCTCCAGAAAACATATGAAGAGAATGCAAAGCGATTTCCCCATAAAACTGTACTACAATTAGGCCTGAGAATA ctTGATATTCTGGAATACATCCACGAGCATGAATATGTGCATGGAGACATCAAGGCCTCAAACCTTCTTCTGAGTTACAAGAACCCTAATCAG GTGTATTTAGTAGATTACGGACTTGCCTACCGATACTGTCCTGATGGAGTTCACAAAGTGTATAAAGAAGATCCTAAAAGGTGTCATGATGGAACTATTGAGTATACCAGTATTGATGCACACAAGGGTGTGG CACCATCAAGACGTGGTGATTTGGAGATCTTGGGTTATTGTATGATTCATTGGCTTAGTGGCCATCTACCATGGGAGGATAATTTGAAAGATCCAAATGTTGTCAGAGACTCAAAAATCAG atgtaGAGATAATATTTCAGTTTTGATGGACAAATGCTTTCCTGGGAAAAATAAACCAG ATGAAATAGCCAAATACATGGAAAGAGTGAAGCTGCTGAACTATGAAGAGAAACCCGTTTATCAGCATTTCCGAGAAATACTTCTGCAAGGTCTTAAGGCCATTGGGCAAAAAGATGATGGAGTACTTGACTTTGGCTTGTCAGAAAACGGAGACTTACCGACAGATCCCACACAAAAG aagaaaagaaaggcagCAGCTGTGACCAATGAGAGCACTGAAGCAGAAATGGAAGATGCAGGAAGTCCACAAAGGAAGAAACCTACTTCTTCTA ATGCAGTAGCTACCAGAACCCGGAAGAGGACCTCACCAAAACCCAGGAAAGCAACAGGAACCAGAAAGAGAGTCCAGAAGTAA